A region of Bacillus rossius redtenbacheri isolate Brsri chromosome 2, Brsri_v3, whole genome shotgun sequence DNA encodes the following proteins:
- the LOC134528822 gene encoding uncharacterized protein LOC134528822, with protein sequence MTKQENEKKEVLRTTPSSECSQNKCMARENDRSDVRYVFHLQSHRCVDKMDQDTTTSASVYSTYKQRIDSMFDDSRSQSSFYDSREGSYKYKTCLLISERHLKILPEEENKRCINNVQAKIEKMFTEMAKTQRRKQDREELRNTAVLHENSLTQNSFAVEHLGYVRLLKKVSSLQELQVPLKDLYFDYCRKVESRHGNRWGKGTLEISNHGLKINHCAKGDDKTVQLNPFNTIAVWAAVKFVCRKKPVDQGGKESKMEYTFSPLIADPEAVERESMFQELSDSEEQMILSALNGNDFKNNPLYHQSPMFIVVMRKIGVPRQLECHGFICACSDDAVVIAANLYQVLKINVQNQRSVSNVRSLRCKPENTSRELEALHKIKLTISDKHNSFVNGTLDYNTKKVCNESIEELRNPEMKTKRMDSHVENKTNNCHKVTQTSSEFPIRPPRQNKKLPLQNGQRRKRDFEYCISSEISKNDKQYSSEKQFSSEKPNENVTECAVIKSKNITFKPSMDCSDSFWYRDLSNQKIASSYHGSECGDVLTKIAIPHSRSFLNANGPFTRYFRQQNSGESFSVCNASKEISPLGLNELFTEFRMQEGLNSMDDILDAIIDAEGMSFNDLKPLYKEFLFKLAVTLTKDELYRRSKFIMRRQKKKRKRRNSCCKSNKFSSGSHGLRRVFRQSFSKLRNSKTKLTNLEFTSVLFPSESLDSSLRESHLSTTTGSFSKKSQRNYYLASNMLKSNSTDSDYFRMVPSSERTNQSYMKLTDKMHSNAKNTTRLSSGYMSCSDCSYDSESCTCSSAEKCYCSQKQENEYETQTSSDNKMSPSECACDTDSCFENDKCYCSGSKSQNVTSSYSNVNKPSTVCSSSKFQMYVSHGSSYKNPDCEKLLPPVSAGVEKVCFPDESFGHKIVGGGEWKRYDRKKTTMKKPNEKPICNTCLDYGAEKDSASPCPNFRTYCLCESGITKFQKRMNVYESIHDSRQNFFLTKGHTTGFNGGCEKSGENYELVGNSDTQTDCLTSPERKKVLVVSARDQMGRVIYMGATSRNGNYLRSGDKFVVPEKDSSAFKTCENLRGPSSACEALSVKKSAEIAALFSDVKSGWTTDRYTDYVPPKTKDSKVFCKPEFSSTVFSSRVSYHLSDDLESSLGYFP encoded by the coding sequence atgacTAAACAGGAAAATGAAAAGAAGGAAGTTCTTCGCACAACTCCAAGCAGTGAATGCAGCCAAAATAAGTGCATGGCAAGAGAAAATGACCGATCAGACGTTCGTTATGTTTTTCATTTGCAAAGTCATAGATGCGTAGATAAAATGGACCAAGATACTACAACATCGGCGAGTGTCTATTCTACTTACAAACAAAGAATAGACTCTATGTTTGACGATTCACGGTCACAATCATCTTTTTATGATAGCAGAGAAGGAAGTTACAAATACAAGACATGTCTTTTGATTTCGGAAaggcatttaaaaattttaccagAAGAAGAAAACAAAAGATGTATAAACAATGTTCAAGCGAAAATTGAGAAAATGTTCACTGAAATGGCGAAGACACAACGAAGAAAGCAAGATCGGGAAGAACTGAGAAATACTGCTGTTCTACATGAGAACTCTCTGACACAAAACAGTTTTGCAGTAGAGCATCTAGGTTATGTGCGATTACTTAAAAAAGTTTCGTCCCTCCAAGAGCTTCAAGTGCCACTGAAAGACTTGTATTTCGACTACTGTCGCAAAGTTGAATCCCGTCATGGGAACCGGTGGGGCAAAGGAACTTTAGAAATATCAAACCATGGCCTTAAAATAAATCACTGTGCCAAAGGCGATGATAAAACTGTGCAGCTCAATCCATTCAACACAATAGCTGTTTGGGCAGCAGTAAAATTCGTTTGTCGCAAGAAGCCGGTAGATCAGGGAGGGAAAGAAAGTAAAATGGAATATACGTTTTCTCCCCTTATTGCAGATCCAGAAGCTGTGGAAAGAGAATCTATGTTTCAAGAATTATCAGACTCTGAAGAACAAATGATTCTTTCTGCACTAAATGGGAATGATTTTAAGAACAATCCTCTTTACCATCAGTCACCTATGTTCATAGTTGTTATGAGAAAAATAGGAGTACCTCGCCAGTTAGAATGCCATGGTTTTATTTGTGCTTGTTCTGATGATGCAGTTGTCATTGCCGCAAATTTATATCAGGTTCTTAAAATTAATGTACAGAATCAACGCTCTGTCAGTAATGTTAGAAGTTTAAGATGTAAACCAGAAAATACAAGCAGGGAATTAGAAGCACTCCATAAGATTAAACTGACTATTTCAGATAAACACAATTCGTTTGTAAATGGAACTTTGGATTACAATACGAAGAAAGTGTGTAATGAATCGATTGAAGAACTTCGAAATCCAGAAATGAAAACTAAAAGAATGGATTCACATGTAGAAAACAAAACTAATAATTGTCACAAAGTAACACAGACATCGTCAGAATTTCCTATTCGGCCACCAcggcaaaacaaaaaattaccattacaaaaTGGGCAGAGAAGAAAAAGAGATTTTGAATATTGTATATCATCAGAAATTTCAAAAAATGACAAACAGTATAGTTCTGAAAAACAGTTTAGTTCTGAAAAACCAAATGAAAATGTAACTGAATGCGCGgttattaaaagtaaaaacataACCTTTAAACCTTCTATGGATTGCTCTGATTCATTTTGGTACAGGGACTTGAGCAATCAAAAAATTGCTAGCTCTTATCATGGAAGTGAATGTGGAGATGTCCTTACTAAAATTGCTATTCCACACAGTAGAAGCTTTTTGAATGCAAACGGGCCATTCACTAGATACTTCCGTCAGCAGAACAGTGGAGAGAGTTTCAGCGTCTGTAATGCAAGTAAGGAAATAAGTCCCCTAGGTCTGAATGAACTATTTACAGAATTTCGTATGCAGGAAGGTCTTAATAGTATGGATGATATTCTGGATGCCATAATTGATGCTGAAGGAATGTCTTTCAATGATCTTAAACCACTCTACAAGGAATTCTTATTCAAATTGGCTGTAACCCTGACAAAAGATGAACTTTACCGAAGATCGAAGTTCATAATGAGGCGTCAAAAAAAGAAGCGTAAAAGAAGGAACAGCTGCTGCAAGAGTAACAAATTTTCCTCGGGAAGCCATGGGTTACGAAGAGTTTTCAGACAGTCGTTCTCAAAACTTAGGAATTCGAAAACAAAACTGACGAATTTGGAGTTCACTTCGGTGCTTTTTCCTTCCGAATCACTAGATAGTTCTCTTAGAGAATCACACTTAAGCACAACAACTGGATCGTTCAGCAAGAAAAGTCAGAGAAATTACTATCTGGCAAGTAACATGCTAAAGTCTAACTCAACCGATAGCGATTATTTCCGTATGGTACCTTCTTCAGAAAGAACCAATCAATCGTACATGAAATTGACAGATAAAATGCACAGCAATGCTAAAAATACTACTCGTTTATCCAGTGGCTACATGTCTTGTAGTGACTGCAGCTACGACAGTGAATCATGCACATGTTCGTCTGCAGAGAAGTGCTATTGCTCTCAAAAGCAAGAAAATGAGTACGAAACGCAAACTTCTTCAGATAACAAGATGTCACCCTCAGAGTGCGCTTGTGATACCGACAGTTGTTTCGAAAACGACAAGTGTTATTGCTCAGGTTCCAAAAGTCAAAATGTTACCAGCTCATACTCAAACGTGAATAAACCTTCGACAGTATGTTCGTcatcaaaatttcaaatgtaCGTTTCACACGGAAGTTCGTACAAAAATCCAGATTGTGAAAAATTATTGCCACCAGTATCTGCCGGGGTCGAAAAAGTTTGCTTCCCGGACGAAAGTTTCGGTCACAAAATTGTTGGCGGTGGTGAGTGGAAAAGGTATGATAGAAAAAAGACCACGATGAAAAAACCAAACGAAAAACCTATATGTAACACATGTTTAGATTATGGGGCTGAAAAAGATTCGGCCAGTCCGTGTCCCAATTTTAGAACCTACTGTTTGTGTGAGAGCGGAATCACGAAATTCCAAAAAAGAATGAATGTTTATGAGAGCATTCATGATAGTCGgcaaaatttttttcttacaaaggGACACACGACTGGATTCAATGGTGGATGTGAAAAATCTGGAGAAAACTATGAACTAGTTGGAAACAGTGACACACAAACGGATTGCCTTACCTCCCCCGAACGGAAGAAAGTACTTGTGGTTTCTGCAAGGGATCAAATGGGGAGAGTAATTTATATGGGTGCTACATCACGAAATGGAAATTACTTGAGATCTGGAGACAAgttcgtagtgccagaaaagGATTCCAGCGCATTTAAAACGTGTGAAAACCTACGAGGCCCGTCTTCTGCTTGCGAAGCTCTGTCAGTGAAGAAGTCGGCTGAGATAGCTGCCCTGTTTTCTGATGTCAAATCGGGCTGGACAACAGACAGATATACCGATTACGTTCCCCCTAAGACTAAGGACAGTAAAGTGTTCTGTAAACCGGAATTTTCAAGTACTGTTTTCTCTAGCAGAGTAAGTTATCATTTGAGTGATGACCTAGAAAGTTCATTAGGATATTTTCCATGa